One window of Mesotoga sp. BH458_6_3_2_1 genomic DNA carries:
- the rpoD gene encoding RNA polymerase sigma factor RpoD, whose amino-acid sequence MEKQKRKTRTKAKVIEENIKSLAEKIVVEETDSDDNGENNVLITKEEIDKRIKKLLRQGKKKGFITYEDIDSAFPPDYEGFDSTLVESIYEEFEKNKINIVEKEPVEEDDDIENEGGEELVSILETTPEMYDNISLKDPIKMYLKEIGKISLLTPSRERELARRAQKGEPKAKEELITANLRLVVSIAKRYIGRGLTFLDLIQEGNIGLIKAVEKFDWKKGYKFSTYATWWIRQAITRAIADQARTIRVPVHMVETINKLNKVIREHLQDFGEYPTIEELGKLTGKTPEKIEEILAASKETVSLESPISGDEESTMGDFIHDDSMEQPEEAAMKMLLREQIDQILDTLSPREAMVLKMRYGLLDGKTKTLEEVGQFFNVTRERIRQIEVKALRKLRHPSRSKQLKALLGMLNTSKRD is encoded by the coding sequence TTGGAAAAACAGAAAAGGAAAACAAGGACAAAGGCGAAGGTCATTGAAGAGAACATCAAATCACTCGCCGAAAAAATAGTTGTTGAAGAAACAGATTCCGATGATAACGGTGAAAACAATGTTCTGATTACCAAAGAAGAGATAGATAAGCGAATCAAGAAACTTCTCAGGCAGGGAAAGAAGAAGGGCTTCATTACGTACGAAGATATCGACAGCGCTTTCCCACCAGATTATGAAGGTTTTGATTCAACTCTTGTTGAATCAATCTATGAGGAATTCGAGAAGAACAAAATTAATATCGTTGAAAAAGAACCCGTAGAGGAAGACGATGACATAGAGAACGAAGGCGGCGAAGAACTCGTTTCGATACTAGAGACAACACCGGAAATGTATGACAACATCTCTCTCAAAGACCCGATAAAGATGTATCTGAAGGAGATCGGCAAAATCTCTCTCCTTACTCCAAGTAGAGAAAGAGAGCTTGCACGTCGTGCTCAGAAAGGCGAACCGAAAGCAAAGGAAGAGCTAATCACAGCTAACCTGAGACTTGTAGTTTCTATTGCTAAGAGATATATCGGACGCGGTCTCACATTCCTTGACCTTATTCAGGAAGGAAACATAGGGCTGATCAAGGCCGTCGAGAAATTCGACTGGAAGAAGGGCTACAAGTTCAGCACGTATGCTACCTGGTGGATCAGGCAGGCCATCACAAGAGCTATTGCAGACCAGGCAAGAACGATAAGAGTTCCCGTCCACATGGTTGAAACGATAAACAAGCTGAATAAAGTTATCAGGGAGCACTTACAGGATTTCGGAGAGTATCCGACGATCGAAGAACTGGGCAAGCTTACTGGCAAAACACCTGAGAAGATCGAAGAGATTTTGGCTGCATCGAAGGAGACGGTTTCACTTGAGTCACCAATAAGTGGCGATGAAGAGTCGACAATGGGTGACTTTATTCATGACGATTCTATGGAGCAGCCGGAGGAAGCTGCCATGAAAATGCTGTTGAGAGAACAGATAGATCAGATTCTCGACACTCTTTCCCCTAGAGAAGCAATGGTGTTGAAGATGAGATATGGTCTTCTAGATGGAAAGACAAAGACTCTTGAAGAAGTGGGACAGTTTTTCAACGTGACTAGAGAGAGAATCCGGCAGATCGAAGTAAAGGCTCTCAGAAAATTGAGACATCCTTCTAGAAGCAAACAGTTGAAGGCATTGCTCGGCATGTTAAACACGTCCAAGCGTGACTAA
- the mtaB gene encoding tRNA (N(6)-L-threonylcarbamoyladenosine(37)-C(2))-methylthiotransferase MtaB yields MRKTVSIYTFGCKMNQYESQAMAERLEDYEVSFSKEHADLFILNSCTVTSEAERKLRQLFRRLKGLNPNSKIIVAGCYSELSPNQLRKLGADEVIGVKEKTAIHRFVSKQLNRPDGVEKGSFLTVTSSIEGRTRAFLGIEDGCLNHCSYCRIRLARGNKIISKPVDLVKREFSGLVERGYREVVLTGINIGYYGFDLDTSLAELLYELEKIRGDWRIRLGSIDPDTMNESFLELIANSSRLARHLHLSLQSGSDAVLRSMRRNYTVSEYLRAVERARSIDSRFAFTTDLITGFPEESDDDHRRTLRIIEEVNFLKVHVFRFSKRPGTEAAEMTGQIDSGVKKSRSVELMEEAVRSRASYLVKQIGRMNRVLIERSDSFCSHGFDEYYIPHRIAGKHEGFVDAKIIELQSDEEGSDAELYCRSVV; encoded by the coding sequence ATGAGGAAAACCGTTTCAATCTATACTTTCGGCTGCAAGATGAACCAGTATGAATCTCAGGCAATGGCCGAGAGATTGGAAGATTACGAAGTGAGTTTTTCTAAGGAACATGCGGATCTCTTCATTCTAAATTCATGCACAGTAACCTCCGAAGCGGAACGAAAACTAAGACAGCTTTTCAGGAGGCTGAAGGGTCTCAACCCGAATTCAAAGATTATAGTTGCAGGCTGTTACTCCGAGCTTTCACCAAATCAATTACGAAAGCTCGGAGCTGATGAAGTGATTGGAGTCAAAGAGAAAACGGCCATACATAGATTCGTCTCAAAGCAGTTGAATCGCCCTGATGGAGTCGAGAAAGGAAGTTTTCTGACTGTTACTTCCAGTATTGAAGGGAGAACTAGGGCCTTCTTGGGAATTGAAGACGGGTGTTTGAACCACTGCTCTTATTGCAGAATAAGATTGGCAAGGGGCAATAAGATTATCAGTAAGCCAGTTGATCTAGTGAAGAGAGAGTTTAGCGGTTTAGTAGAGAGAGGTTATAGAGAGGTAGTATTGACGGGAATCAACATTGGATATTACGGCTTTGACCTAGATACGTCTCTCGCTGAACTCCTTTACGAGCTTGAGAAGATTCGTGGAGATTGGAGAATTCGGCTAGGTTCGATCGACCCGGACACAATGAATGAAAGTTTTCTCGAACTGATAGCTAACTCGTCGAGGCTTGCCAGACATCTCCATCTTTCTCTTCAGAGCGGGTCAGACGCGGTTCTACGATCAATGAGAAGGAACTACACAGTTAGCGAGTATCTTAGAGCCGTAGAGAGAGCCAGAAGTATTGATTCAAGGTTTGCGTTTACTACAGATCTGATAACCGGTTTTCCTGAAGAGAGTGATGATGATCATAGAAGGACATTGAGAATCATAGAAGAGGTGAACTTCTTGAAAGTACACGTTTTTAGATTCTCGAAGAGACCAGGAACTGAAGCGGCGGAAATGACTGGCCAGATAGATTCGGGCGTCAAGAAATCCAGATCTGTGGAACTCATGGAAGAGGCAGTTCGATCAAGAGCGAGCTATCTTGTGAAACAGATTGGCAGGATGAATAGAGTTTTGATCGAGAGATCAGATTCTTTCTGCAGTCACGGATTCGATGAGTACTACATACCTCACAGAATTGCGGGAAAACACGAAGGCTTTGTGGATGCGAAAATAATCGAGTTACAGAGTGATGAGGAGGGTTCCGATGCAGAACTATATTGCCGATCAGTGGTGTGA
- a CDS encoding HPP family protein: MKVSEAMIRDVSTIFEDETIEDFIVFCLRQNKSGLPVVDEEFRVVGFLSESDVIKSALPSYFSLLQSASFIPDTHQFVIRLGKIKDDQVSQHMVKPPVLIRPDDTVIYAADLLIKNGLKIMPVVDAEGKLMGVVNRIHLIHAATQGKIDR; this comes from the coding sequence ATGAAAGTAAGCGAAGCAATGATAAGAGATGTTTCGACAATTTTCGAAGATGAGACAATCGAGGATTTCATCGTCTTCTGTTTGAGGCAGAACAAATCAGGTCTTCCAGTTGTCGACGAGGAGTTCAGAGTTGTAGGGTTTCTGAGTGAAAGCGATGTAATCAAGAGTGCTCTTCCGAGCTACTTCAGTCTTCTTCAATCGGCATCATTCATTCCCGATACGCATCAGTTCGTTATACGATTGGGGAAGATTAAGGACGACCAGGTCTCACAGCACATGGTAAAACCGCCAGTGCTAATCAGGCCCGATGATACTGTAATTTATGCCGCTGACCTTCTCATCAAGAATGGACTCAAGATAATGCCTGTAGTCGATGCCGAGGGGAAACTGATGGGAGTAGTCAACAGGATCCATCTCATTCATGCAGCGACGCAAGGCAAGATCGATAGATGA
- a CDS encoding 1-phosphofructokinase family hexose kinase, with translation MNVLTVTLNPALDREIVVENFSINEFHRVKNPSYSVMDPGGKGVNVSVILAGLGVRNVAMGFLGGNIGKVVEERMRLISDLITTGFVHVEEETRENIAIVDPLGDTITEINSSGPLIKPDDLRMFLRRFEVALSRVRHVVISGSIPRGVDNDICKTLCKKVTDAGKLAFAEGIGPAFEMAVDAGVITVARPDLRSRKLIFGESLVDLNDYIKAAKKIIEKGAKLAILSYAIEGDVIATKDGVWLFKTRGHIDRSHLLGTGDAFMAGVVHSMIEDEKDCFLAAKRGMSAAVAEAEYISKELISIKDIDEHIDSFDVRELE, from the coding sequence GTGAACGTCCTTACCGTTACTCTCAACCCTGCTCTCGACAGGGAAATTGTTGTTGAGAATTTCAGTATAAACGAATTCCACAGGGTGAAGAATCCCAGTTACTCGGTGATGGATCCTGGGGGTAAGGGTGTAAACGTATCAGTAATTCTCGCCGGCCTTGGAGTTCGAAACGTTGCAATGGGCTTCCTCGGCGGGAATATTGGCAAAGTAGTCGAAGAGAGAATGCGTCTGATAAGTGACCTGATAACCACCGGCTTCGTACATGTGGAGGAAGAAACCAGGGAGAATATTGCAATAGTCGATCCGTTAGGCGACACGATAACCGAGATAAACTCATCCGGCCCCTTGATAAAGCCGGATGACTTACGGATGTTTCTCCGGAGATTCGAAGTGGCTCTTTCACGAGTCAGGCATGTCGTGATTTCCGGCAGCATTCCGAGAGGTGTGGACAACGATATTTGCAAAACACTATGCAAAAAGGTCACTGATGCGGGTAAGTTGGCATTTGCCGAAGGTATCGGTCCTGCCTTCGAAATGGCCGTAGACGCTGGAGTGATAACTGTGGCTCGGCCTGATCTGAGAAGCAGAAAGCTGATTTTCGGAGAGAGTCTAGTCGATCTCAATGATTATATCAAAGCGGCGAAGAAGATCATAGAAAAAGGCGCCAAACTGGCAATACTCTCATACGCCATAGAAGGCGACGTCATAGCAACCAAAGATGGAGTCTGGCTGTTCAAGACCAGGGGTCATATCGACAGATCCCATTTGCTGGGAACCGGCGATGCTTTCATGGCTGGGGTGGTCCACTCCATGATCGAGGATGAAAAGGATTGCTTCTTGGCAGCAAAGAGGGGTATGTCGGCGGCCGTTGCGGAAGCAGAATACATAAGCAAAGAACTAATATCTATTAAGGACATAGATGAGCATATAGATTCTTTCGATGTGCGGGAACTGGAGTGA
- the dnaG gene encoding DNA primase: protein MFTKEELDEIKKSINIVEFIGRYVNLQKAGSSYRGLCPFHSDNDPSFYVHPQRGFFHCFGCGEKGDIITFYQKIENLSFSEAVKRLADYAGIPVEVDTAESEYDRYTAILSRLATIYNRELRENNHDILKYLEEKRKITPNTISEFQLGYSPDERTFPQSLQSKLRADEKSLLQFGVLLRRGTSFKDRFAGRLMIPIDNESGRVVGFGGRIMVADQGPKYMNSSESKYFQKNRLLFNLSRAKAAIKQLNYVVIAEGYFDVISLFEAGVSNAVGLLGTALTENHLRVLGNYTRNLLFFLDSDAAGQAATLRSVDIAEKMDFTTAVVMMRDYKDPADLFVMEGAKAIKEVLAVAIPGAAFRVEFYSRKLDLSVPQGRKHLIEYLRPYVVSFRNSGNLATVESTMAALSEKTGYSERELQSALRSVGSRNTAKELTNGVILKLKDHIRIYLQHSALRETVVKQLELMEESRDLKELLKGMKRGLELEELLDLVEESIGRELIDLASICIDYETAQRILRTTGEYANRRLVEEEMAEIDRKLPNVKDEGAKRALLVRRIELRRLLDRKMKGGD from the coding sequence GTGTTCACTAAAGAGGAACTCGACGAGATTAAAAAGTCTATAAATATCGTCGAATTCATAGGTCGTTACGTGAACCTGCAGAAGGCCGGAAGCTCTTACAGGGGACTATGCCCATTTCACAGTGACAACGATCCTTCATTCTATGTTCACCCTCAAAGGGGCTTCTTTCATTGCTTTGGCTGCGGTGAAAAAGGTGATATTATCACTTTCTACCAAAAGATTGAGAATCTTTCATTCTCCGAAGCCGTGAAGCGACTCGCAGACTATGCAGGTATCCCCGTTGAAGTCGATACGGCCGAGTCGGAATACGACAGATACACGGCTATTTTGTCTCGTCTTGCGACCATATATAACAGGGAACTGAGAGAAAACAATCATGATATCCTGAAGTATCTCGAGGAGAAGAGAAAGATTACGCCAAACACAATAAGCGAATTTCAGCTGGGTTACTCGCCAGACGAAAGAACTTTTCCCCAGTCATTACAGTCGAAACTAAGGGCTGATGAAAAGTCTCTTCTTCAGTTTGGAGTGTTGTTGAGAAGAGGGACTTCGTTTAAGGACAGATTTGCGGGCAGATTGATGATTCCCATTGACAACGAATCGGGAAGAGTAGTTGGATTCGGTGGAAGAATAATGGTTGCCGATCAGGGGCCTAAGTATATGAATTCCTCCGAATCAAAATACTTTCAGAAGAACAGGCTCTTATTCAATCTTTCACGTGCCAAAGCGGCAATCAAGCAGTTGAACTACGTGGTAATCGCTGAAGGCTATTTCGACGTCATTTCACTTTTCGAAGCAGGCGTTAGTAACGCTGTCGGTTTGCTCGGAACAGCGTTGACGGAAAATCATCTTCGGGTTTTGGGAAATTACACAAGGAATCTGTTGTTCTTTCTCGACTCAGATGCAGCCGGTCAGGCGGCAACACTAAGATCAGTAGACATAGCAGAGAAAATGGACTTCACAACTGCTGTGGTGATGATGCGAGATTACAAGGACCCTGCAGATCTCTTCGTCATGGAAGGGGCAAAGGCAATTAAGGAAGTTCTGGCGGTCGCTATACCAGGGGCTGCCTTCAGGGTCGAGTTCTATTCCAGAAAGCTTGATTTGTCCGTTCCTCAGGGAAGAAAACATCTTATAGAATATCTGAGGCCATATGTTGTGAGTTTCCGGAACTCGGGAAACCTTGCGACTGTTGAGTCAACAATGGCTGCGCTTTCAGAAAAAACGGGTTATTCAGAGCGGGAGCTCCAGTCGGCTCTTCGCAGTGTTGGCTCCAGAAATACTGCAAAGGAGCTCACAAACGGCGTTATCTTGAAACTGAAAGATCATATTAGAATATATCTTCAGCATTCGGCGCTTCGAGAAACAGTTGTGAAGCAGCTCGAGCTTATGGAAGAAAGCAGAGATTTGAAGGAACTTCTCAAGGGAATGAAAAGGGGGTTGGAACTTGAGGAGCTACTCGATCTTGTGGAAGAAAGCATTGGCAGAGAACTGATAGATCTGGCATCCATTTGCATCGATTATGAGACGGCTCAGAGAATACTCCGGACAACCGGTGAGTACGCGAACAGAAGACTCGTAGAAGAAGAAATGGCCGAGATCGATAGAAAGCTGCCAAATGTGAAGGACGAGGGGGCGAAAAGAGCTTTGCTGGTCAGGAGGATCGAGCTCAGAAGACTGCTCGATAGAAAGATGAAGGGTGGCGATTAA
- a CDS encoding ATP-binding cassette domain-containing protein translates to MIEAALSLEAFSLIVEGKKMLDSISLDVPRGSIALLQGARGSGKSALLRSFIHLNEELFDKVSYTGSIKLFGADIDNLDRKSVRKRVAYVDTTFLEAMSNFSLIEFFRFLKGKTFEFEDFEESELDLFHELDLLDLLSVKAETSLKSIPLFKRLSLLVFSTLVRHPEIIILDNILDHLDDDACTEVKNILLETRNNVTMIISSRFVLRLLDISDLLIVLKNGKISYVGSPEVFVLNNR, encoded by the coding sequence GTGATTGAGGCTGCTCTTTCTCTTGAAGCTTTCTCTCTAATAGTCGAAGGCAAGAAGATGCTCGACAGTATTTCGCTTGATGTACCAAGGGGAAGTATCGCTCTTCTTCAGGGAGCAAGAGGATCCGGAAAGTCAGCTCTTCTGCGGAGTTTCATTCATTTGAATGAAGAACTCTTCGATAAAGTGAGTTATACCGGCTCAATAAAACTCTTCGGTGCGGATATTGACAATCTAGATAGAAAGAGCGTGAGAAAGCGGGTAGCATACGTCGATACAACCTTCCTAGAAGCAATGTCTAACTTCTCGTTGATCGAATTCTTCAGGTTTTTGAAAGGCAAGACCTTTGAGTTCGAGGATTTTGAGGAGAGTGAACTGGATCTGTTTCACGAACTCGACTTGCTCGACCTCCTCTCGGTGAAAGCAGAGACTTCCCTAAAGAGTATTCCGCTCTTTAAGAGGCTTTCATTACTGGTCTTTTCGACTCTGGTTCGCCATCCGGAAATAATCATCCTTGACAACATTCTCGATCACCTTGACGACGATGCATGCACCGAGGTGAAAAACATACTTCTGGAGACAAGAAACAATGTGACTATGATTATCTCTTCCAGGTTTGTTTTGAGACTTCTAGACATTTCTGATTTGTTGATTGTTCTGAAAAATGGTAAAATTTCATATGTCGGAAGTCCAGAGGTTTTCGTTCTGAACAACCGATAA
- the rplU gene encoding 50S ribosomal protein L21: MYAIIEASGRQYRVEEGMTLFTERQNGKENGDEIVFDRVILVHDGQEATVGKPYVDGAKVVGKVVSHGRDKKVLVVKFGARKNFDRVNGHRQWFTEVSIDKIETGVK; the protein is encoded by the coding sequence GTGTACGCCATCATTGAAGCCTCGGGAAGACAGTATAGAGTCGAGGAAGGCATGACTCTCTTCACCGAAAGGCAGAACGGAAAGGAAAACGGAGACGAAATAGTCTTTGACAGAGTTATTCTTGTCCACGATGGACAGGAAGCAACAGTAGGCAAACCTTATGTGGACGGCGCAAAAGTTGTAGGCAAGGTTGTTTCTCACGGTAGAGATAAGAAAGTGCTTGTCGTCAAGTTTGGAGCCCGAAAGAACTTCGACAGAGTCAACGGTCACCGACAGTGGTTCACTGAGGTCTCTATTGATAAAATTGAGACGGGGGTGAAATGA
- the rpsI gene encoding 30S ribosomal protein S9 encodes MADFVDYYGTGRRKTSVARVHLRPGTGKLLINGKAYSDLKEYLSNDAWVRSALKPAVVTNTIGRFDMLIRVDGGGLAGQAGAISLGIARALIKFNPDLRKLLRQNSLLTRDPREVERKKYGLKKARRAPQFSKR; translated from the coding sequence ATGGCTGACTTTGTAGATTATTATGGAACAGGCAGAAGGAAGACCTCTGTCGCCAGAGTTCACCTAAGACCTGGAACCGGTAAACTTCTAATAAACGGAAAAGCATATTCGGACCTCAAGGAATATCTTTCAAATGACGCATGGGTAAGAAGCGCACTGAAACCCGCTGTCGTTACCAACACAATAGGAAGATTCGACATGTTGATAAGAGTCGATGGTGGTGGACTTGCTGGCCAGGCAGGAGCAATAAGCCTCGGAATAGCCAGAGCGCTTATTAAGTTCAATCCGGATCTCAGGAAGCTTCTTAGACAGAACAGTCTCTTGACCAGAGACCCGAGAGAAGTCGAGAGAAAGAAGTACGGTCTAAAGAAGGCAAGAAGAGCACCCCAGTTCTCCAAGCGTTAA
- a CDS encoding DUF721 domain-containing protein, with protein MKWNHRTIGQIFDDLVRSSGLFRKIRVFELNKDWEEIVGEPIANHSSIVDFTDGTLIIRVDDGMWLNEMKLRENIFLERMNSVIGVEAIKRIRFRIGR; from the coding sequence ATGAAGTGGAACCATCGGACTATAGGGCAGATATTTGATGATCTGGTAAGGAGTTCGGGACTGTTCAGAAAGATTAGAGTCTTCGAACTAAACAAAGATTGGGAAGAAATAGTTGGAGAACCAATTGCAAATCATTCCTCTATAGTCGATTTCACCGACGGAACTCTAATTATCAGAGTTGACGACGGTATGTGGCTTAATGAAATGAAACTTAGAGAGAATATTTTTCTGGAGAGAATGAACTCCGTGATAGGAGTAGAAGCAATCAAGAGAATCAGATTCAGAATTGGACGATAG
- a CDS encoding aminotransferase class IV, which translates to MQNYIADQWCDEGASRISILIPGVMNSESVYEVVRTYNGLPFAFRKHFDRLKQSANLLGLDLPFTCKELNSLIIEGLERNKAVQTEDFRIRISLMNDVSGSIIAVVFSRLPSASKDIYELGVKISISPFLKPSGEIVDPHLKMPGASWNIRTRKALGDNYDMIILNEKGSLCEGSFSNIFLVLDGSVATPDIQSGVLPGITRDNVIGLCESLEIPVEKRPIPAWELFCADEVFITHTSVGIVPVRRLEDRVLIEDFTDGMTRLLLDNFEGYIMTEDSNWSGLDEVEPSDYRADI; encoded by the coding sequence ATGCAGAACTATATTGCCGATCAGTGGTGTGACGAAGGCGCTTCCCGGATTAGCATCCTCATACCGGGAGTAATGAACAGCGAATCGGTCTATGAAGTAGTTCGAACGTATAATGGATTACCTTTTGCGTTCAGAAAGCATTTTGATAGACTGAAGCAATCCGCGAATCTGTTGGGACTCGACTTGCCGTTCACATGCAAGGAGCTGAACTCGCTAATTATTGAAGGGTTGGAGAGAAACAAGGCTGTTCAAACCGAGGATTTCAGAATTCGCATCTCATTGATGAACGACGTTTCTGGAAGCATAATCGCAGTGGTTTTCAGCCGACTTCCTTCAGCTTCGAAGGATATCTATGAATTGGGTGTAAAGATCTCGATCTCACCTTTTTTAAAGCCTTCGGGCGAAATAGTCGATCCTCATTTGAAGATGCCTGGTGCAAGCTGGAATATTAGAACAAGAAAGGCCCTTGGAGATAATTACGACATGATCATTCTAAATGAAAAGGGCAGTCTTTGTGAGGGTTCTTTTTCTAACATTTTCCTTGTTCTCGATGGATCTGTTGCGACACCGGATATTCAGTCCGGGGTGCTGCCGGGAATAACTAGAGACAATGTCATTGGGTTATGTGAGTCACTGGAAATCCCCGTTGAGAAGAGACCAATTCCGGCCTGGGAACTTTTCTGTGCCGATGAAGTCTTCATCACCCATACCAGCGTGGGAATCGTTCCGGTCAGAAGACTGGAGGATAGAGTCCTTATTGAAGACTTCACCGATGGAATGACTCGGCTCTTACTGGACAATTTTGAAGGATACATAATGACAGAAGACAGTAATTGGAGCGGATTAGATGAAGTGGAACCATCGGACTATAGGGCAGATATTTGA
- the rpmA gene encoding 50S ribosomal protein L27 produces MARKSAGRTNGRDSNPKYLGVKRGESSAVKAGSIIVRQRGTKIHAGNNVGLGRDHTLFALIDGKVHFEEKNNRKYVSVYSE; encoded by the coding sequence ATGGCCCGAAAAAGCGCTGGTAGAACAAACGGAAGAGATAGTAATCCCAAGTATCTGGGGGTTAAAAGAGGCGAATCTTCAGCCGTAAAGGCCGGATCGATAATCGTCAGGCAGAGGGGAACAAAGATACACGCCGGAAACAATGTAGGGCTCGGCAGAGACCACACCCTCTTCGCTCTCATAGACGGTAAGGTTCACTTCGAAGAGAAGAACAACCGCAAGTACGTCAGTGTCTACAGCGAGTAA
- the rplM gene encoding 50S ribosomal protein L13 has protein sequence MKIQKTPVCRWAVTHSKVQTKRKGEIEKTLGYLVDHNGNKIEKKWYVVDATDVPLGRLAGQIAMVLMGKNKPYYTPHLDTGDFVIVVNADKVKLTGNKLDQKKYYRYSGYPGGIKERTARQMMEKFPDRVVRLAVKRMLPKKALGERMLKKLKVYAGPEHEHAAQKPELIELVK, from the coding sequence ATGAAGATTCAGAAAACACCTGTGTGCAGATGGGCAGTGACCCACTCCAAGGTGCAGACGAAAAGAAAGGGAGAAATCGAGAAAACTCTCGGTTATCTCGTTGATCACAATGGCAACAAAATAGAGAAGAAATGGTACGTAGTCGACGCGACGGACGTTCCCCTTGGAAGACTTGCTGGCCAAATTGCTATGGTACTGATGGGAAAGAACAAACCTTATTACACTCCCCATCTGGATACCGGCGATTTCGTCATTGTAGTCAATGCAGACAAAGTTAAGCTAACCGGCAATAAACTCGACCAGAAAAAATACTACAGATACTCGGGTTATCCGGGCGGCATTAAGGAAAGAACGGCAAGACAGATGATGGAGAAATTCCCGGACAGAGTCGTTAGACTTGCAGTGAAGAGAATGCTTCCCAAGAAGGCTCTTGGCGAACGAATGCTCAAGAAGCTCAAGGTATATGCGGGTCCCGAGCATGAACACGCTGCACAGAAACCCGAATTGATCGAACTGGTTAAATGA